In Candidatus Methanosphaera massiliense, the following are encoded in one genomic region:
- a CDS encoding 50S ribosomal protein L15e — translation MYKYMKEAWKNPKDSYVNELMRERLPKWRRQPVIIRIDKPTRIDKARQLGYKAKTGYVIARIRVRRGSRRKSRFKNGRDPKRMGVNKISGEKSIQRMAEERVARKYPNLEVLNSYWVWEDGKAKYYEVILVDPQCPTIQHDNKINWICSKKHTNRAFRGLTGAGKRGRGLYKKGKGAEKVR, via the coding sequence ATGTATAAGTATATGAAAGAAGCATGGAAAAACCCAAAAGACTCATACGTTAACGAACTTATGAGAGAAAGATTACCAAAATGGAGAAGACAACCTGTTATTATAAGAATTGACAAACCTACAAGAATCGACAAAGCACGACAATTAGGTTACAAAGCAAAAACAGGTTACGTTATTGCAAGAATTAGAGTAAGAAGAGGATCAAGAAGAAAATCACGATTCAAAAACGGTAGAGATCCTAAAAGAATGGGTGTTAACAAAATCTCAGGAGAAAAATCCATTCAAAGAATGGCTGAGGAACGTGTTGCACGTAAATACCCTAACTTAGAAGTACTTAACTCCTATTGGGTTTGGGAAGATGGTAAAGCAAAATACTATGAAGTAATCCTTGTAGACCCTCAATGCCCAACAATCCAACATGATAACAAAATCAATTGGATTTGCAGTAAAAAACACACAAACCGTGCTTTCAGAGGTTTAACTGGCGCAGGTAAAAGAGGAAGAGGATTATACAAAAAAGGTAAAGGTGCTGAAAAGGTTAGATAA
- a CDS encoding RNA-binding domain-containing protein, whose product MIHNITYRTFVYGTEDEEKVIDAISYLFSNPLPEKTITEDHFGNDIVILSDKITKKRLNRDFIEFLNENLSSDDKEIIKNELSRRMDEKGNLFLRFDKQEALDENLKLTYSGDAIHVRIKIASYPVSKDNAIEVAHKIFNFL is encoded by the coding sequence ATGATCCATAATATAACTTATAGAACATTTGTTTATGGAACCGAGGATGAAGAAAAGGTAATTGATGCTATTAGTTACCTTTTTTCTAATCCTTTACCTGAAAAAACTATTACTGAAGATCATTTCGGTAATGATATTGTTATTTTATCAGATAAGATAACTAAAAAAAGATTAAACAGAGACTTCATAGAATTTCTTAATGAAAATTTATCATCAGATGATAAAGAAATTATTAAAAATGAATTAAGTCGTCGTATGGATGAAAAAGGAAACTTATTCCTACGCTTTGATAAACAAGAGGCTTTAGATGAAAATCTTAAGTTGACTTACTCAGGCGATGCCATACATGTTAGAATAAAAATTGCTAGTTATCCCGTAAGTAAAGATAATGCAATTGAAGTTGCTCATAAAATCTTTAACTTCTTATAA
- the rnp3 gene encoding ribonuclease P protein component 3 — MTIFYDFNIAPNMEIIKTLEDFKFSGACIFYDSKDYNKKTVDKFNELNKSTNIKLYHGICINENNPQLIHKTVQRFYRKVDLIMANGGDTKINRSICEMPQIDIINHPYNNKRNSGINHILAKMLVKNNITVNINLSDILHNHGYYKSRILNQINQLLLLQRKYNFRVILSSGSRSFYDVRSPKAMLILSQLMDMDTDYSIKTISDNPMKIIENIGIHKDSIIEGVQIIKD; from the coding sequence ATGACTATTTTTTATGATTTTAATATTGCACCAAATATGGAAATAATTAAGACATTAGAAGATTTTAAATTTAGTGGTGCATGTATATTTTATGATTCTAAAGATTATAACAAGAAAACCGTTGATAAATTTAATGAATTGAATAAATCTACAAATATTAAATTGTATCATGGAATATGTATTAATGAGAATAATCCTCAACTTATTCACAAGACTGTTCAACGTTTTTATAGAAAGGTAGATCTTATCATGGCAAATGGTGGAGATACTAAGATTAATCGTTCTATATGTGAAATGCCTCAGATTGATATTATTAATCATCCATACAATAATAAGAGAAATAGTGGAATAAATCATATTCTTGCTAAAATGCTTGTTAAGAATAATATTACTGTTAATATTAATTTATCAGATATTCTTCATAATCATGGATATTATAAGTCAAGAATATTAAATCAAATTAATCAATTACTATTATTACAGAGAAAGTATAATTTCAGAGTTATTCTTAGTAGTGGTAGTAGGTCATTTTATGATGTACGTTCACCAAAAGCTATGTTAATATTAAGTCAACTTATGGACATGGATACTGATTATAGTATAAAAACTATTTCTGATAATCCTATGAAAATAATTGAAAATATAGGCATACATAAAGATAGTATTATTGAAGGCGTTCAAATAATTAAAGATTAA
- a CDS encoding Rpp14/Pop5 family protein has product MMKLKILPPTLREKKRYIAFNLYSECKIKKDEIITFLWNNLINTYGEIESSKINLWLINIKQIKNPKRFQYKCIIKCRRGYEKEMILVLNTITRYKHSRVVIHTLGTSGTIKTLDNKYDLL; this is encoded by the coding sequence ATGATGAAATTAAAAATATTACCACCAACATTAAGAGAAAAAAAGAGATACATAGCATTCAATTTATATAGCGAATGTAAAATAAAAAAAGATGAAATAATCACATTCCTATGGAATAACCTAATAAATACATATGGTGAAATTGAATCAAGTAAAATCAACCTATGGCTAATTAATATTAAACAAATCAAAAATCCTAAAAGATTCCAATATAAATGTATCATAAAATGTAGAAGAGGCTATGAAAAAGAAATGATACTGGTCCTAAATACAATAACAAGATACAAACATAGCCGTGTTGTAATCCATACACTAGGTACTTCAGGAACAATTAAAACATTAGATAATAAATATGACCTCCTCTAA
- the purB gene encoding adenylosuccinate lyase, producing MAIHPIEFRYGTPEMKAIWEQESKLQNMLKVEAALAKAEAEIDLIPKDAAEEINKKATTEYVKQKRVDEIEQATHHDIAALMKALEEVCDNGAGEYVHYGATSNDIIDSSQSLQLKDSIEIIREKVVKLIKLLIDLAEEHKNTVTIGRTHGQHALPTTYGMKFAIYIDELTRQLDRLDLTKEHLCVGMMTGAVGTTAALGEVGYDIHMRVSEILGLNPVHISNQVVQRDNHAEYVMTLANICSTLEKMALEVRNLQRTEIMEVGEKFDPKKQVGSSTMPHKRNPITGERICGISRVVRSYVNAALQNNPLWHERDLTNSSCERIILPESAILTDYILNLSIKLFGKLEFHEDNIERNLNLSNGLIMAERFMSKLTQKGMGRQSAYSLVRSCAMEAYAEDKGLREILSSQEEILKYLTQEEIDETMDPHTYLGSSSKFVDNVITNAKNIINE from the coding sequence ATGGCAATACATCCAATAGAATTCCGATATGGTACACCTGAAATGAAAGCTATATGGGAACAGGAATCAAAATTACAAAATATGTTGAAAGTAGAAGCAGCACTAGCAAAGGCAGAAGCAGAAATAGATTTAATACCTAAAGATGCTGCAGAAGAAATTAATAAAAAAGCTACAACAGAATATGTTAAGCAAAAAAGAGTAGATGAAATAGAACAAGCTACGCACCATGACATCGCAGCTTTAATGAAAGCATTAGAAGAAGTATGTGATAATGGTGCAGGAGAATATGTTCACTATGGTGCTACAAGTAATGACATTATTGATTCATCACAATCACTACAATTAAAAGATTCAATAGAAATTATAAGAGAAAAAGTAGTTAAACTCATAAAACTTCTAATAGATCTTGCAGAAGAACACAAAAATACCGTTACAATCGGACGTACCCACGGTCAACATGCACTACCAACAACATATGGTATGAAATTTGCAATATACATAGATGAACTTACACGTCAATTAGACAGATTAGATTTAACAAAAGAACACTTATGCGTAGGAATGATGACAGGAGCAGTAGGAACAACAGCAGCTCTTGGAGAAGTAGGTTACGATATACACATGAGAGTATCTGAAATATTAGGATTAAACCCAGTACACATATCCAACCAAGTTGTTCAAAGAGATAATCATGCAGAATATGTAATGACATTAGCAAACATATGTAGTACATTAGAAAAAATGGCATTAGAAGTACGTAATCTACAAAGAACAGAAATTATGGAAGTTGGAGAAAAATTCGACCCTAAAAAACAAGTAGGTAGTAGTACCATGCCACACAAAAGAAATCCTATTACTGGTGAAAGAATCTGTGGTATTTCAAGAGTTGTAAGATCATACGTAAATGCAGCTCTACAAAACAACCCATTATGGCATGAAAGAGACTTAACAAACTCCTCCTGTGAACGTATTATACTTCCAGAATCAGCAATATTAACAGATTACATATTAAATCTTTCAATAAAACTATTCGGAAAATTAGAATTCCACGAAGATAATATTGAACGTAACCTAAACCTAAGTAATGGTCTTATTATGGCTGAAAGATTTATGTCTAAATTAACACAAAAAGGTATGGGTAGACAAAGTGCATACAGTCTTGTAAGATCCTGTGCAATGGAAGCATATGCTGAAGATAAAGGATTACGTGAAATACTATCAAGTCAAGAAGAGATACTTAAATATTTAACACAAGAAGAAATTGATGAGACAATGGATCCTCACACATATCTTGGAAGTAGTAGTAAATTTGTAGACAATGTTATTACAAATGCTAAAAACATTATAAACGAATAA
- a CDS encoding ribosome assembly factor SBDS: MVNVDDAVIARLESYGERFEILVDPELAADYKRGEDIDLEEILAVEDIYKDAHKADKASEEAMKKAFESTDPLVVADKIIHKGTIQITANQRRKMQEEKTKQVINQIAREAINPQTKLPHPPKRIAKAMEEAKVHIDPMKTVEEQIQPTVKAILTKIPIRIEKVQVAVKIPGTYAGKSYSTITQYGKLMKEEWESDGSWIGIVEIPGGLQDEFYTALSGLTHGEVETKLLK; the protein is encoded by the coding sequence ATGGTTAATGTAGACGATGCAGTAATTGCACGTTTAGAAAGTTATGGAGAACGCTTTGAAATATTAGTCGATCCAGAACTTGCAGCAGATTATAAACGCGGAGAAGACATAGATTTAGAAGAAATATTAGCAGTAGAAGACATATATAAAGATGCACATAAAGCAGATAAAGCATCTGAAGAAGCAATGAAGAAAGCATTTGAAAGTACTGATCCACTAGTTGTAGCTGATAAAATTATCCATAAAGGAACAATTCAGATAACAGCAAACCAAAGACGTAAAATGCAAGAAGAAAAAACAAAACAAGTAATCAATCAAATAGCCAGAGAAGCAATAAATCCACAGACCAAACTTCCACATCCACCAAAACGTATAGCTAAAGCAATGGAAGAAGCAAAAGTACATATTGATCCAATGAAAACAGTAGAAGAACAAATACAACCAACAGTAAAAGCTATTTTAACAAAGATACCTATAAGAATAGAAAAAGTACAGGTAGCTGTTAAAATACCAGGAACATATGCTGGTAAAAGTTATTCAACTATCACACAATATGGTAAATTAATGAAAGAAGAATGGGAAAGTGATGGTAGTTGGATTGGTATAGTAGAAATACCTGGTGGATTACAAGATGAATTCTATACTGCACTAAGTGGTTTAACTCATGGAGAAGTTGAAACAAAACTACTCAAATAA
- a CDS encoding exosome complex protein Rrp4, producing MLFVENKEVVLPGSLLTDNDSYKLGRGTFKEKGKIYSDITGLVYINSDTISVIPFKYTYKPQYGDLIIGRVTSSSYSSWSININSTYHGYLSTSELYDKNEQNINNIINVNDMLLLRVANVDEINRVKLTLRARGLGKFNQGIIVRVKQPTVHFLSEENAFITTMIQEYTYTDMIVAKNGLIWINGLKENVEMILKIIEKIEEQPFKHNLIKNVQNMIINP from the coding sequence ATGTTATTTGTAGAAAACAAAGAAGTAGTACTTCCAGGAAGTTTATTAACAGATAATGATAGTTATAAACTAGGCAGAGGTACTTTCAAAGAAAAAGGTAAAATTTACTCAGATATTACGGGTCTTGTTTACATTAATAGTGATACTATTAGTGTTATACCCTTCAAATATACCTACAAACCACAATATGGTGATTTAATAATTGGTCGTGTAACTAGCTCATCCTACTCATCATGGTCTATAAATATTAACAGTACATATCATGGATATTTATCAACATCTGAGTTGTATGATAAAAATGAACAGAATATTAATAATATTATAAATGTTAATGATATGCTATTATTAAGGGTAGCAAATGTTGATGAAATAAACAGAGTAAAATTAACATTAAGAGCTCGTGGACTAGGTAAATTTAATCAGGGAATAATTGTTAGAGTAAAACAACCCACAGTACATTTTCTAAGTGAAGAAAATGCATTCATTACAACTATGATACAAGAATATACATATACTGATATGATTGTAGCAAAAAATGGATTAATTTGGATAAATGGTTTGAAAGAAAATGTTGAAATGATTTTAAAAATAATAGAAAAGATTGAAGAACAACCATTTAAACATAATCTTATTAAAAACGTGCAAAATATGATTATAAATCCATAA
- the rrp41 gene encoding exosome complex exonuclease Rrp41: protein MTSQYIRKDGRSYNAFRNIKMETGVLNNTDGSAYIECGHNKILVGVYGPRELHSKKHSKPDGAVLRCRYNMAPFSVKERKRPGPDRRSTEISKLISEAITPSIFLEKYPRASIDISIEVLEAEGGTRCLGIIGASLALADAEIPMKDLISSCAVGKVDGHIVLDLSEDEDQNGEADMPVAIMPRTGEITFLQMDGHLTSEEFEEALQLAYDGCYFINKLQQQTLYNKYGGDTNGKYNLGDF from the coding sequence GTGACAAGTCAATATATAAGAAAAGATGGACGATCATATAATGCTTTTAGAAATATAAAGATGGAAACTGGCGTACTTAATAATACTGATGGTTCTGCATACATTGAATGTGGTCATAATAAAATACTAGTAGGAGTATATGGACCTAGAGAATTACATTCTAAAAAACATTCAAAACCTGATGGTGCAGTTCTAAGATGTAGATATAATATGGCTCCATTCTCAGTTAAAGAAAGAAAAAGACCTGGACCTGATCGTAGGTCTACTGAAATATCAAAATTAATATCAGAGGCAATTACACCAAGCATATTCCTCGAAAAATATCCGAGAGCATCTATAGATATTTCAATAGAAGTTTTGGAAGCAGAGGGTGGTACTAGATGTCTTGGAATAATTGGTGCAAGTTTAGCATTAGCTGATGCTGAGATACCAATGAAAGATCTTATTAGTTCATGTGCAGTTGGTAAAGTTGATGGTCATATTGTATTAGATTTATCTGAAGATGAAGACCAGAATGGAGAGGCAGATATGCCTGTTGCAATTATGCCAAGAACTGGTGAGATTACATTCCTACAAATGGATGGCCATTTAACTAGTGAGGAATTTGAAGAAGCATTACAATTAGCTTATGATGGTTGTTACTTCATTAATAAGTTACAACAACAAACATTATATAACAAATATGGTGGTGACACTAATGGTAAATATAATCTCGGAGATTTCTAA
- the rrp42 gene encoding exosome complex protein Rrp42 yields MVNIISEISKEKIFDLLNKGKRVDHRSFTEYRDIHIKTNYIGKSEGSAKVSIGKTTVVAGVKAQITTPFNNTPDQGILITNTELLPIANRNFEYGPPNKFAVEISRVVDRTIRESPLVDLKKLCIVEGSKVWKLHIDIYIVDFDGNIMDAACLGAVAALLTTKIPTATSVNGEITLDEDNLTTLPISNKSILCTVVKINNQLIVDATYAEENLMDAGISIGFREDGSICAIQKSGLNILTVDEVLRSKKIAEIRSRELFSVINKIKS; encoded by the coding sequence ATGGTAAATATAATCTCGGAGATTTCTAAGGAGAAAATATTTGATTTGTTAAATAAAGGTAAAAGAGTAGATCATAGATCTTTTACAGAGTATAGGGATATTCATATTAAAACAAATTATATTGGAAAATCTGAAGGATCTGCAAAGGTTTCTATTGGTAAAACTACTGTGGTTGCCGGTGTTAAAGCTCAAATTACCACTCCCTTTAATAACACACCAGACCAGGGAATTCTTATAACTAACACAGAATTACTTCCTATTGCTAATCGTAATTTTGAGTATGGTCCTCCTAACAAGTTTGCTGTAGAAATATCACGTGTTGTAGATAGAACTATTCGTGAATCACCACTTGTTGATTTAAAAAAGTTATGCATCGTTGAAGGTAGTAAAGTATGGAAATTACACATTGATATTTACATTGTTGACTTTGATGGTAATATTATGGATGCTGCATGTCTTGGTGCTGTAGCTGCATTATTAACAACAAAGATACCTACAGCAACTAGTGTCAACGGTGAAATTACTCTTGATGAAGATAATCTTACAACACTACCTATAAGTAATAAGAGTATTTTATGTACTGTTGTTAAGATTAATAATCAGTTAATTGTTGATGCTACATATGCTGAGGAAAATCTGATGGATGCTGGTATTTCCATTGGTTTTAGAGAAGATGGAAGTATCTGTGCAATACAGAAAAGTGGTTTAAATATCTTAACCGTAGATGAAGTCCTTAGGTCTAAAAAGATTGCTGAGATTAGGTCACGGGAATTATTTTCTGTAATCAATAAGATAAAATCATAA
- the rpl37A gene encoding 50S ribosomal protein L37Ae, with the protein MVKKSKVGSTGRFGARYGRKAKRTVKDVEDKMHKKHICPRCDRPGVKRTHAGIWKCSKCGNVFTGGAYVPTTPMGRVAKRNIKRIVGGE; encoded by the coding sequence ATGGTTAAAAAAAGTAAAGTAGGATCTACTGGTCGTTTTGGTGCTAGATATGGTAGAAAAGCAAAAAGAACCGTAAAAGATGTCGAAGACAAAATGCACAAAAAACATATTTGTCCTAGATGTGACAGACCAGGTGTAAAAAGAACTCATGCTGGTATCTGGAAATGTAGTAAATGTGGAAATGTATTTACTGGTGGAGCATACGTTCCTACAACACCAATGGGAAGAGTTGCAAAACGTAACATAAAACGTATCGTTGGAGGAGAATAA
- a CDS encoding DNA-directed RNA polymerase subunit P: MYKCIKCGQTVDIKKYSEAKCPKCRYRILFKEVPVVKRTIKAR; this comes from the coding sequence ATGTACAAATGCATTAAATGTGGACAAACAGTTGATATTAAAAAATATTCAGAAGCTAAATGTCCTAAATGCAGATACAGAATTTTATTTAAAGAAGTTCCTGTAGTAAAACGTACAATTAAAGCTAGATAA
- a CDS encoding KEOPS complex subunit Pcc1 produces MEEKNILDNVETVFTVEFDTERDAEIIYNSIKPEISFSRNDRSKTIMHLDNNSIIITIKSKDVVSLRASINSYVRWINLSTKILKI; encoded by the coding sequence TTGGAAGAAAAGAATATACTAGACAATGTTGAAACTGTATTTACAGTTGAATTCGACACAGAAAGAGATGCTGAAATCATATATAATTCTATTAAGCCAGAAATATCTTTCTCTAGAAATGATAGATCAAAAACTATTATGCATCTTGATAATAATTCAATTATCATAACTATTAAATCAAAGGATGTTGTTAGTCTACGAGCATCTATTAACTCATACGTTCGTTGGATTAATCTATCCACAAAAATATTAAAAATATAA
- a CDS encoding prefoldin subunit beta: MDIPENVQEQLNQFQQVQQQAQSIAIQKQNLTLQLNESKKALDELSKTDDDAEVYKTAGPLLIKTTKAESEADLKDKIEMYEIRQKTIDKQEKRITSKLEELQSSLQTAMNQMQ, translated from the coding sequence ATGGATATACCAGAAAATGTACAAGAACAATTAAATCAATTCCAACAAGTACAACAACAAGCTCAATCTATTGCTATACAAAAACAAAATTTAACATTACAACTCAATGAATCTAAAAAAGCTTTAGATGAATTATCAAAAACTGATGATGATGCTGAAGTATATAAAACAGCTGGTCCTCTACTTATCAAAACAACAAAAGCTGAATCTGAAGCAGATTTAAAAGATAAAATAGAAATGTACGAAATCAGACAAAAAACAATTGACAAACAAGAAAAACGTATAACTAGTAAACTTGAAGAGTTACAATCAAGCCTTCAAACAGCTATGAATCAAATGCAATAA